GGAACCACAAATTGAACCCGAGCCGATGCCGCTTGAACCGCAAATAAGCCAAGCGCAAATCCAAGCTGCCGAACAACGTTACCTCAACGAACTATCGAGCACACTGATTCGCCATGCTCAAGACAGCTATCCTCGGATGGCACAACGCCGAGGCTGGCAAGGCCAAGTGATCGTCAGCTTCACCCTGCTGCGTGATGGGCGCATCATCGATATTGAAATAAGCGACTCCTCAGGACGAAAAATACTAGATGATGCCGCCATCAGCATCTTTATCGAACGCATGCAACAACAATTCCTACCCTTCCCACCCGAAATAACCCGCGACCGCTGGTCTCACAGCGTTCCAATTGAATACAAACTCAGATAAATCAGGATTTGCCGATCATCTCTAAAGGATAAATTATTCAATTTGGCAATTAGCTTTCATGTTAAACAACCAAATCACAAAGACATTGACGCAATGAATTACGCCAATATGGAATAGCAAAATTGTAATCCTGTTTAATTTTTGCTTTATTCAGTAAGCTGTAATGAGGTCGTTTTGCCGCGGTTGGGTAGTATTGTGTTTCAACTGGGATGATTTGGCACTTAACATCCGATAACTCAAAAATGGCTTTAGCGAAATCATACCAACTGCATACGCCCTCGTTGGAATAGTGATAAATATTAACCTCAGCGCCATGCCGGACTTGATCCGGCATCTTTGGGGTTGTGAGATTCCGGCCTTCGTCAGAATGACACGCTAAGCTAAGCACTGCTTGCGCCAAATCCGACGCATAAGTCGGGCTGCCAACTTGATCGAAAATCACACCCAGCTGATCACGTTCTTTACCCAGGCGCAGCATGGTTTTGACGAAGTTGTTACCAAATTCAGAATACACCCAACTGGTGCGAATAATCGTGGCTTGGCAACCTGAGCTAATCACCGCCTGCTCGCCTAACCATTTGGTCATACCATAGACACCTTGCGGAGCGGTCGCATCGGTTTCTAGATAAGGCCGATGGCTACAGCCATCAAACACATAATCGGTGCTGATATGCACCAAGTGGCTATGCTGTGCTTTGGCGATATCGGCTAATTGTTTGACCGCGAGGTGATTCACTTGGTCGGCCAATTCAGGCTCGGATTCGGCTTTGTCCACCGCTGTATAA
The nucleotide sequence above comes from Thiomicrospira sp. R3. Encoded proteins:
- the rfbD gene encoding dTDP-4-dehydrorhamnose reductase, translated to MLNKLQILVTGKSGQLGQSLKKILDDDTRFDFTFVGRDALDLSNPQSIETYFSDQRFDVIINCAAYTAVDKAESEPELADQVNHLAVKQLADIAKAQHSHLVHISTDYVFDGCSHRPYLETDATAPQGVYGMTKWLGEQAVISSGCQATIIRTSWVYSEFGNNFVKTMLRLGKERDQLGVIFDQVGSPTYASDLAQAVLSLACHSDEGRNLTTPKMPDQVRHGAEVNIYHYSNEGVCSWYDFAKAIFELSDVKCQIIPVETQYYPTAAKRPHYSLLNKAKIKQDYNFAIPYWRNSLRQCLCDLVV